In a single window of the Rhinolophus ferrumequinum isolate MPI-CBG mRhiFer1 chromosome 21, mRhiFer1_v1.p, whole genome shotgun sequence genome:
- the UNC119 gene encoding protein unc-119 homolog A: MKVKKGGGGSGTGAEPTPGASGLSVEPKPDPRPQAESESGSESEPEAGPGPRLGPLQRKQTIGPEDVLGLQRITGDYLCSPEENIYKIDFVRFKIRDMDSGTVLFEIKKPPASERLPINRRDLDPNAGRFVRYQFTPAFLRLRQVGATVEFTVGDKPVNNFRMIERHYFRNQLLKSFDFHFGFCIPSSKNTCEHIYDFPPLSEELINEMIRHPYETQSDSFYFVDDRLVMHNKADYSYSGTP; encoded by the exons ATGAAGGTGAAGAAGGGCGGCGGCGGGTCCGGGACGGGGGCGGAGCCCACTCCGGGGGCCTCGGGCCTGAGCGTGGAGCCCAAGCCCGACCCGCGGCCGCAGGCGGAATCCGAATCCGGGTCCGAGTCAGAACCGGAGGCAGGCCCGGGGCCCAGGCTGGGGCCGCTGCAGAGGAAGCAGACGATCGGGCCGGAGGACGTGCTAGGGCTGCAGCGGATCACCGGCG ACTACCTGTGCTCCCCCGAGGAGAATATCTACAAGATTGACTTCGTCAGGTTCAAGATTCGGGATATGGATTCAGGCACTGTCCTCTTTGAAATCAAAAAGCCTCCAGCCTCAG AGCGGTTGCCCATCAACCGGCGGGACCTGGACCCCAATGCTGGGCGCTTTGTCCGCTACCAGTTCACGCCTGCCTTCCTCCGCCTGAGGCAGGTGGGAGCCAC GGTGGAGTTCACAGTGGGAGACAAGCCTGTCAACAACTTCCGCATGATCGAGAGGCACTACTTCCGCAACCAGCTGCTCAAAAGCTTTGACTTCCACTTTGGCTTCTGCATCCCCAGCAGCAAGAACACCTGCGAGCACATCTACGACTTCCCCCCTCTCTCTGAGGAGCTGA TCAACGAGATGATCCGTCACCCATATGAGACACAGTCTGACAGCTTCTACTTCGTGGATGACCGGCTGGTGATGCACAACAAAGCAGACTATTCCTACAGTGGGACGCCCTGA